Proteins found in one Micromonospora sp. WMMD1082 genomic segment:
- a CDS encoding DNA methyltransferase, whose translation MTDHIPPPTAEHGSTGAGGDPSGHRPGTGESRRRGDTGRHRAAGGPESLSVWATAQRTGPVQRRGRYVPESVKHPARMLPAIAAHAVHAYTRPGDLVLDPMCGIGTTLVEAVHAGRDAIGVEYEPRWSNIADANIAHAHAQGATGRASVVRGDATQLRSLLPAALAGRCALVVTSPPYGPTVHGLVRPGADGVAKSHNAYSDGSDRGNLAYRDLTGLADGFEHILSGCAVLLRPGGTVVVTARPWRKNGQLVDLPSAVIAAGTRAGLVPTERCVALLAAVRDGRLVARPSFFQLQQVRRARNTGTPMHLITHEDVLIFQRPHTPRDPGTTTGGGVVG comes from the coding sequence GTGACTGACCACATCCCGCCGCCCACCGCAGAGCACGGATCGACCGGCGCGGGAGGCGACCCCTCTGGCCACCGGCCTGGCACCGGCGAGAGCCGGCGCCGCGGCGACACCGGCCGGCACCGCGCCGCGGGCGGGCCCGAGAGCCTGTCGGTGTGGGCGACGGCGCAGCGCACCGGGCCGGTCCAGCGCCGCGGCCGGTACGTGCCGGAGTCGGTCAAGCACCCGGCCCGGATGCTGCCGGCGATCGCCGCCCACGCGGTCCACGCCTACACCCGGCCCGGCGATCTCGTCCTGGACCCGATGTGCGGCATCGGCACCACCCTCGTCGAGGCCGTGCACGCCGGTCGCGATGCCATCGGCGTGGAGTACGAGCCGCGATGGTCCAACATCGCCGACGCCAACATCGCCCACGCCCACGCCCAGGGGGCGACCGGACGGGCGTCGGTGGTCCGCGGGGACGCGACCCAGCTACGGTCCCTGCTGCCGGCCGCCCTGGCCGGGCGGTGCGCCCTCGTGGTCACGTCACCGCCATACGGGCCGACGGTGCACGGCTTGGTACGGCCCGGCGCCGACGGGGTGGCGAAGAGCCACAACGCCTACAGCGACGGCAGCGATCGGGGAAACCTCGCCTACCGGGACCTCACCGGTCTCGCCGACGGGTTCGAGCACATCCTGTCCGGCTGCGCTGTGCTGCTACGCCCCGGCGGCACCGTGGTGGTCACCGCTCGCCCGTGGCGCAAGAACGGCCAGCTGGTCGACCTGCCCTCGGCGGTGATCGCCGCCGGAACGCGCGCCGGCCTGGTGCCGACCGAACGGTGCGTCGCGCTGCTGGCCGCCGTCCGCGACGGGCGCCTGGTCGCCCGGCCGTCGTTCTTTCAGCTCCAGCAGGTCCGCCGCGCCCGAAACACCGGCACGCCGATGCACCTGATCACCCACGAGGACGTGCTGATCTTCCAACGACCGCACACCCCGCGGGATCCGGGGACCACGACCGGCGGCGGGGTGGTCGGATGA
- a CDS encoding site-specific DNA-methyltransferase produces the protein MTEHLDDPLSGYEYRRAGPVALYLGDATRVLSAMPDASVHAVVTSPPYWGLRDYGTGRWTGGNPGCPHRIPKAARVDGAVCPPCGAGWSDPQYGLEPTVHDYVARLVAVFDQIRRVLDPAGTCWLNLGDGYSSAAGGAPASGRRQADGARATRPRAQDLVAPKNLLGVPWRVAFALQSSGWFLRNAVIWAKPNPMPESVRDRLSSTYETLFLLTRSPQYHFDLDPIRLPLKQPEAADGSRVFGGARKGTAGGINATARRRGGRYGGKHTADTSVAPGAGRGNLVPLGRAHTAAHPRGRNPGDVWRIATRPYRGAHVAPFPVDLPLRAVAAGCPPAGLVLDPFCGAGTTGLAALQLGRRFAGIDISAPFLDETLTRLTPHLPNPGPVAR, from the coding sequence ATGACCGAGCACCTCGACGACCCGCTATCCGGCTACGAATACCGCCGGGCCGGACCGGTCGCCCTGTATCTCGGCGACGCCACCCGGGTGCTGTCCGCGATGCCCGACGCCAGCGTCCACGCGGTCGTCACCTCACCGCCCTACTGGGGGTTGCGCGACTACGGCACCGGCCGGTGGACAGGCGGCAACCCCGGCTGCCCGCACCGGATCCCGAAAGCCGCCCGGGTCGACGGCGCGGTGTGCCCACCATGCGGCGCCGGGTGGAGCGACCCGCAGTACGGGCTGGAGCCCACCGTGCACGACTACGTGGCCCGCCTGGTGGCAGTCTTCGACCAGATCCGGCGGGTGCTCGACCCGGCGGGCACGTGCTGGCTCAACCTCGGCGACGGCTACAGCTCCGCCGCCGGCGGAGCCCCGGCCAGCGGCCGGCGACAAGCCGACGGCGCACGCGCCACCCGGCCCCGCGCCCAAGACCTCGTCGCGCCGAAGAACCTGCTCGGCGTGCCGTGGCGGGTCGCGTTCGCGTTGCAGTCCTCCGGCTGGTTCCTGCGCAACGCGGTCATCTGGGCCAAACCGAATCCGATGCCAGAATCGGTGCGCGACAGGCTGTCCTCGACGTACGAGACCCTGTTCCTGCTGACCAGATCCCCGCAGTACCACTTCGACCTCGATCCGATTCGGCTGCCGCTCAAGCAGCCCGAGGCCGCCGACGGCAGCCGGGTGTTCGGCGGTGCCCGCAAGGGCACCGCCGGCGGGATCAACGCCACCGCCCGGCGTCGGGGAGGCCGCTACGGCGGCAAGCACACCGCCGACACGAGCGTGGCGCCAGGGGCCGGCCGAGGCAACCTCGTGCCGCTCGGGCGTGCCCACACCGCCGCCCATCCCCGAGGACGCAATCCGGGCGATGTGTGGCGCATCGCGACCCGCCCGTACCGGGGCGCGCACGTCGCGCCGTTCCCGGTCGACCTGCCACTGCGGGCCGTCGCCGCCGGCTGTCCGCCCGCTGGCCTGGTGCTCGACCCGTTCTGCGGGGCCGGCACCACCGGACTGGCGGCGCTGCAGCTTGGACGCCGCTTCGCCGGCATCGACATCAGCGCCCCGTTCCTCGACGAGACGCTGACCCGGCTCACCCCCCACCTGCCCAACCCAGGGCCGGTGGCGAGATGA
- a CDS encoding DNA-binding protein has protein sequence MNTPAHHDEQAQPAHPASDVPPDIWTAERIRALGPVTDLATTARIFGLSRSLAYDLAKRNEFPIPVLRFGSNYRVPVAAILQALHLLTAADPKPADDDLISGGSHTSINPRRIHRLRLAPTKTGGTT, from the coding sequence ATGAACACCCCAGCACACCACGACGAGCAGGCGCAGCCGGCACACCCTGCCAGCGACGTCCCACCAGACATCTGGACCGCCGAACGGATCCGCGCCCTCGGCCCGGTCACCGACCTGGCCACCACCGCCCGGATCTTCGGGCTGTCCCGTTCGCTCGCCTACGACCTGGCCAAACGCAACGAGTTCCCCATCCCGGTGCTGCGCTTCGGCAGCAACTACCGGGTGCCGGTCGCGGCGATCCTGCAGGCCCTACACCTGCTCACCGCCGCCGACCCCAAGCCTGCTGACGACGACTTGATCAGCGGCGGCAGTCATACGTCGATCAACCCACGCCGAATCCACAGGCTCCGCCTGGCACCCACGAAAACCGGAGGAACCACCTAA
- a CDS encoding VUT family protein: MARSTRRPTQPTTPADHHPAGTHHRTSPPLPRQAQAHRVRHRRPTRPVRHRHRGAAMVAFAGGVMTANWLTSTYELVPVGFGMTAAAGTAAAGYTLLARDWVHEVVGRRAVLACIAAGAVLSAVLAAPALALASAAAFAVSELADLLVYQPLRRRGFLLAVLASNAVGAPLDTVVFLTLAGFPVWSALPGQMWVKAWVTLIPVAAVLAAHALLRHRLRPDRP, translated from the coding sequence ATGGCCCGCTCCACCCGACGACCGACGCAACCCACCACGCCGGCCGACCACCACCCGGCCGGAACCCACCACCGCACCTCGCCACCTCTACCCCGGCAGGCGCAGGCCCACCGCGTCCGCCACCGCCGGCCAACCCGGCCGGTCCGTCACCGGCACCGTGGTGCGGCGATGGTGGCCTTCGCCGGTGGCGTCATGACCGCGAACTGGCTCACCTCCACCTACGAACTCGTCCCGGTCGGCTTCGGCATGACCGCCGCCGCCGGCACCGCCGCCGCTGGGTACACGCTGCTGGCCCGGGACTGGGTCCATGAGGTGGTCGGCCGCCGTGCCGTGCTGGCCTGTATCGCCGCTGGGGCGGTGCTCAGCGCCGTCCTCGCCGCACCCGCGCTCGCCCTCGCCTCCGCCGCCGCGTTCGCGGTGTCGGAACTGGCCGATCTGCTGGTGTACCAGCCGTTGCGCCGCCGCGGGTTCCTGCTGGCGGTGCTGGCCTCCAACGCCGTTGGTGCGCCGCTGGACACGGTGGTGTTCCTCACCCTGGCCGGCTTCCCGGTCTGGTCGGCGCTGCCCGGCCAGATGTGGGTCAAGGCCTGGGTCACCCTTATCCCCGTCGCCGCCGTGCTGGCCGCCCATGCGCTACTACGCCACCGCCTCCGGCCCGATCGTCCGTGA
- a CDS encoding restriction endonuclease, producing the protein MANYSRIKMEGFLARCNDVSLTNTQRGMALQQLFEYLLNKIPGLISRPNSIDPFRSEEIDIAVANTRMNNGLACFPNLFLVECKNWAAPVDAPTVGTFIDKMRNRRVELGILVAANGITGDPRSLSAAHHKVAMAQGDGLRVLFVTIDDVSKLSHSKDLAELLVDRLLLLIASGTSLGN; encoded by the coding sequence GTGGCCAACTACTCAAGGATCAAGATGGAGGGGTTCCTTGCCCGCTGCAACGACGTGAGCCTTACCAATACCCAGCGCGGCATGGCACTACAGCAGCTCTTCGAGTACCTCCTCAACAAAATTCCAGGGTTGATCTCGCGGCCAAACTCAATTGATCCCTTCCGCAGCGAGGAGATCGATATCGCAGTGGCCAACACACGCATGAATAACGGCTTAGCCTGCTTTCCTAATTTGTTTCTCGTCGAATGCAAGAACTGGGCGGCCCCGGTCGACGCACCAACGGTTGGCACTTTTATCGACAAGATGCGTAACCGTCGCGTAGAGTTGGGCATCCTAGTAGCGGCAAACGGAATCACAGGAGATCCTCGTTCCCTATCCGCAGCTCACCATAAGGTAGCGATGGCTCAAGGCGACGGGCTAAGGGTTCTCTTTGTGACGATCGATGACGTCTCCAAGCTCAGCCACAGCAAGGACCTTGCGGAACTCCTGGTTGATCGCCTCCTGCTCCTCATCG
- a CDS encoding XF1762 family protein, producing MSLRTVPVSFKQAGQFVVDWHRHHRPPRGHKFSIGVADGDILVGVAIVGRPIARHLDDGHTLEVTRVATDGHRNACSLLYAAAWQAGKALGYRRMVTYTQQGESGASLRAVGWRVVAARPPAPGWSRPSRPRHDDGTAHTARLRWEPDT from the coding sequence ATGAGCCTGCGGACCGTGCCGGTGTCGTTCAAACAGGCCGGGCAGTTCGTGGTCGACTGGCACCGCCACCACCGGCCACCGCGCGGACACAAGTTCTCCATCGGCGTGGCCGACGGAGACATCCTCGTCGGAGTGGCCATCGTCGGCCGGCCGATCGCCCGGCACCTCGACGACGGCCACACGCTCGAGGTCACCCGGGTCGCCACCGACGGGCACCGCAACGCCTGCTCCCTGCTGTACGCGGCGGCGTGGCAGGCCGGCAAAGCCCTCGGCTACCGCCGCATGGTCACCTACACCCAGCAGGGCGAGTCCGGCGCCAGCCTGCGGGCGGTCGGGTGGCGCGTGGTCGCCGCCCGGCCACCCGCACCCGGCTGGTCCAGACCCAGCCGGCCCCGGCACGACGACGGCACCGCGCACACCGCCCGGCTGCGGTGGGAGCCAGACACGTAA
- a CDS encoding DUF4365 domain-containing protein: MISRRVNEMGFLYHDRRVDHGIDGEIELVADGTALNQVIMVQSKASNRPHIFETADSFQWTPRPEDLDYWLGGNAPVIVVLSRPSEDRAWWIDIRAEFSDPRRRTERTVIVNKHTQVFDKSAASAMLRIGVPRDSGLFLPPPPKRELLTSNLLPVEAFPKHIFVAPAVVDDYGAAWDVVRNTPGGAAAWILHDKMIISFGDLRSRPLRRLCDGGIERIDAVEWADSDDDDRLHQFGDLLRRTLVNDRRRDVQWHQDRHHLHFRATHDLAPRVVGRGNGRRGRTVFGPHYSKTEPERVSYYHHAALNPRFRRIDGQWLCQLGVDYCFTHDGWKESSFADGLLAGIKRLERHPSVLGWTRMWEGHLQGDLLTTGSLLTFGRLLTFEVDRGIDDHWWGPTPGTGADDDSSDDRTDLREDAALHRAGVDQNDLLSLLNEMAEAADPQAQVKNPRSPRRATKRAPHPRGHDSRKSN, encoded by the coding sequence ATGATCAGCCGTCGCGTCAACGAGATGGGCTTCCTGTATCACGACCGGCGGGTAGACCACGGCATCGATGGGGAGATCGAACTCGTCGCGGACGGCACCGCGCTCAACCAGGTCATCATGGTGCAGAGCAAGGCCAGCAACCGTCCCCACATCTTCGAGACGGCCGATAGTTTCCAATGGACGCCGAGGCCGGAGGACCTCGATTACTGGCTCGGCGGCAATGCGCCGGTAATCGTGGTGCTGTCCCGACCTTCTGAGGATCGGGCTTGGTGGATAGACATCCGGGCGGAGTTCAGCGACCCCCGGCGACGCACCGAGCGGACGGTGATTGTCAACAAGCACACCCAGGTCTTCGACAAGTCCGCCGCCTCGGCGATGTTGCGTATCGGCGTGCCCCGTGACTCTGGTCTCTTCCTACCTCCACCGCCGAAGAGGGAGCTGCTGACGTCGAACCTGCTGCCGGTCGAGGCCTTCCCGAAGCACATCTTCGTCGCGCCAGCAGTTGTTGACGACTACGGCGCAGCCTGGGATGTCGTTCGGAACACGCCGGGCGGGGCGGCGGCGTGGATCCTGCATGACAAGATGATCATCAGCTTCGGCGATCTACGCAGCCGCCCTCTTCGCCGGCTGTGTGATGGCGGGATTGAGCGAATTGACGCTGTCGAGTGGGCCGACAGCGACGACGACGATCGTCTGCACCAGTTCGGTGACCTGCTGCGTCGGACGCTCGTCAACGATCGCAGACGCGATGTGCAGTGGCACCAAGACCGCCATCACCTGCACTTTCGGGCAACTCACGATCTGGCTCCCCGTGTGGTCGGGCGAGGTAACGGCAGGCGGGGTCGTACCGTGTTCGGGCCGCACTACTCAAAGACCGAGCCGGAGCGGGTGAGCTACTACCACCACGCCGCTCTCAACCCACGATTCCGGCGGATCGACGGGCAGTGGCTCTGCCAACTCGGCGTCGACTACTGCTTTACCCACGATGGATGGAAGGAGTCTTCTTTCGCCGACGGGTTGCTCGCCGGCATCAAGCGGCTGGAGCGACACCCGTCGGTTCTCGGCTGGACTCGTATGTGGGAGGGCCATCTCCAGGGCGACCTACTGACTACCGGTTCCCTGCTCACCTTCGGCAGGCTGTTGACCTTCGAGGTGGACCGCGGCATCGACGATCACTGGTGGGGGCCGACACCCGGCACTGGCGCTGACGACGATTCCAGCGACGACCGTACCGACCTGAGGGAAGACGCGGCGCTACACCGGGCCGGGGTTGACCAGAATGACCTTCTATCGCTCCTGAATGAGATGGCCGAAGCCGCCGACCCGCAGGCTCAGGTGAAAAACCCGCGCTCGCCCCGCCGCGCGACGAAACGAGCGCCACATCCCCGAGGCCACGACAGCCGGAAGAGCAACTGA
- a CDS encoding DNA cytosine methyltransferase, whose amino-acid sequence MSALPAPPAGPRIGSLCSGYGGLDLAVEMVLGGQLAWYAETDRHARTVLTHRWPAVPNLGDIRAVDWTGVEPVDILTAGFPCQDISNAGRRAGITGAHSSVWTHVAAAVRDLRPPLVFVENVAALLRRGLDVVHADLAALGYDTSWLCLRASDIGAAHRRDRLFLLATPAGRGGADVADTVCP is encoded by the coding sequence GTGAGTGCCCTTCCCGCCCCGCCGGCCGGGCCCCGCATCGGATCCCTGTGCAGCGGATACGGCGGCCTCGACCTGGCCGTCGAGATGGTGCTCGGCGGCCAGCTCGCCTGGTACGCCGAAACCGACCGCCACGCCCGCACCGTCCTCACCCACCGCTGGCCCGCTGTGCCGAACCTCGGCGACATCCGCGCCGTGGACTGGACCGGCGTCGAGCCGGTCGACATCCTCACCGCCGGCTTTCCCTGCCAGGACATCTCCAACGCCGGCAGAAGAGCCGGTATCACCGGGGCGCACTCCAGCGTCTGGACCCACGTCGCGGCAGCTGTTCGCGATCTTCGACCGCCGCTCGTGTTCGTGGAGAACGTCGCCGCACTCCTGCGCCGGGGCCTCGACGTCGTCCACGCCGACCTGGCCGCGCTCGGGTACGACACGAGCTGGCTATGCCTACGCGCATCCGACATCGGCGCCGCCCACCGACGCGACCGCCTGTTCTTGCTGGCCACCCCTGCTGGGCGAGGGGGTGCGGACGTTGCCGACACCGTGTGCCCGTGA
- a CDS encoding site-specific integrase encodes MSTQSVFKRCSCRDRDGRKLGTRCPNLRRPGGAWNPTHGRWAYQLELPTHPGQRRRQLRRSTFDTRDAATAEREHARALLALASDEPTVAVEIADMLLSVLSGTPLPDRDTIARRVRAGLPATVTTTVGEYLRSWLTSRRNLQSVQPSTLIANESHIDVHLTPHLGAIPLVKLRVEHIEAMFTAIADRNTAIDIARQSDDPAIRASVRGLRTTGPATMHRIRATLRKALNDAIRRSNNRLMDFNPAAHINLPSGVRPKARVWTAKAVQRWRDTGERPSPVMVWTPQQAGEFLDYAEYHDIVLYPLFTLILHRALRRGEAVGLPDTAVDLDNLILSVTQQMATHGYTPVIKNVKSDSGNRVMALAEPTGAVLRAHHARRARWKLACGAAWPDTGLFFVQPDGQPWHPNTVTDRFEALVHAAGLPPIRLHDLRHCAATYLKAAGADLKDIQELLGHSSAAMTDVYTSVIVELDVERAKAEAAAKLLPRHRRGQRPAA; translated from the coding sequence ATGTCGACACAATCCGTGTTCAAACGCTGCTCCTGCCGAGACCGAGACGGCCGCAAACTCGGCACACGATGCCCCAACCTTCGCCGACCCGGCGGAGCGTGGAACCCCACCCACGGCCGGTGGGCCTACCAACTCGAACTGCCCACCCACCCCGGCCAACGACGCCGGCAACTACGCCGCAGCACCTTCGACACCCGCGACGCGGCCACCGCCGAACGCGAGCACGCCAGGGCGCTGCTCGCCCTCGCCAGCGACGAGCCGACCGTCGCCGTCGAAATCGCCGACATGCTCCTCTCCGTACTCTCCGGCACCCCGCTACCGGACCGCGACACCATCGCCCGCCGCGTCCGCGCCGGGCTGCCCGCCACCGTCACCACCACGGTCGGCGAGTACCTGCGCTCCTGGCTGACGTCGCGACGCAACCTACAGAGCGTCCAACCCAGCACCCTGATCGCCAACGAGTCGCACATCGACGTACACCTGACCCCGCACCTCGGCGCCATCCCCCTGGTGAAACTACGGGTCGAGCACATCGAGGCCATGTTCACCGCCATCGCCGACCGCAACACCGCCATCGACATCGCCCGCCAAAGCGACGATCCCGCCATCCGCGCCAGCGTCCGGGGACTGCGCACCACCGGCCCGGCCACCATGCACCGCATCCGCGCCACGCTGCGCAAGGCGCTCAACGACGCCATCCGCCGCAGCAACAACCGGCTCATGGACTTCAACCCCGCAGCCCACATCAACCTACCCTCCGGGGTACGCCCCAAGGCCCGGGTGTGGACCGCCAAAGCGGTACAGCGCTGGCGCGACACCGGCGAGCGACCCAGCCCTGTCATGGTGTGGACGCCGCAGCAAGCCGGCGAGTTCCTCGACTACGCCGAGTACCACGACATCGTCCTGTACCCGCTGTTCACGCTGATCCTCCACCGAGCGCTGCGCCGCGGCGAGGCCGTCGGGCTACCCGACACCGCCGTCGACCTCGACAACCTCATCCTCAGCGTTACCCAGCAAATGGCCACCCACGGCTACACGCCCGTAATCAAGAACGTCAAGTCCGACTCAGGCAACCGCGTGATGGCCTTGGCCGAGCCCACCGGCGCCGTCCTGCGCGCCCACCACGCCCGCCGAGCCCGATGGAAACTGGCCTGCGGCGCCGCATGGCCGGACACCGGACTGTTCTTCGTCCAACCCGACGGACAGCCCTGGCACCCCAACACTGTCACCGACCGATTCGAAGCCCTCGTCCACGCCGCCGGACTCCCCCCGATCCGACTGCACGACCTGCGACACTGCGCCGCCACCTACCTCAAGGCGGCCGGCGCAGACCTCAAAGACATCCAGGAGCTACTCGGCCACTCCTCAGCTGCCATGACAGACGTCTATACCTCTGTCATCGTCGAACTCGACGTCGAACGCGCCAAAGCAGAAGCCGCCGCCAAACTCCTCCCCCGCCACCGACGCGGCCAGCGGCCGGCCGCGTGA